Proteins encoded within one genomic window of Rubripirellula tenax:
- a CDS encoding DUF6807 domain-containing protein produces the protein MSLGVLTSASTTLLGDKPATSTMRIEADNDDAGQAIGWKIYDGDTLVAGYLIDSHGKPVVYPVIGPSGQAMTRQYPIEDALATEAKDHQHHRSMWMTHGEVNDFDFWADEKNEGDTVHRSASTGVTDDGAAFIMTKNDWMSPKGERVMSDTRRFTFFRSGDRRVIDCDVILKATDGDVHFGDTKEGTFGVRVAGTMKVDAKLGGVITTADGDTNGKAWGKAAPWVDYSGPVNNKTAGITIHDHPSSYGYPCRWHVRTYGLFAANPFGVSHFTGEEKTRGVVLPAGKHMRLNYRVILHDGGLDEEVAKADQEKFANDPRPPMQ, from the coding sequence ATGAGTTTGGGGGTTTTGACGTCCGCTTCGACGACTCTACTCGGCGACAAGCCGGCGACATCGACAATGCGGATCGAAGCCGACAATGACGACGCGGGCCAAGCCATTGGGTGGAAGATCTACGACGGCGATACCCTGGTCGCCGGCTACTTGATCGACAGCCACGGTAAGCCCGTCGTCTATCCCGTCATCGGTCCCAGCGGCCAAGCGATGACACGCCAGTATCCCATCGAGGACGCGCTGGCGACCGAGGCGAAGGATCATCAACATCATCGGTCGATGTGGATGACGCATGGGGAAGTCAACGACTTTGATTTTTGGGCCGACGAAAAGAACGAAGGCGACACGGTCCACCGATCCGCATCGACGGGTGTGACGGACGACGGCGCCGCTTTCATCATGACCAAGAACGATTGGATGTCACCGAAAGGCGAACGCGTGATGTCCGACACGCGTCGATTCACGTTCTTTCGATCGGGCGATCGGCGTGTGATCGATTGCGACGTGATTCTGAAAGCGACCGACGGTGACGTTCACTTTGGTGATACCAAAGAAGGCACGTTCGGTGTCCGTGTTGCGGGCACGATGAAGGTCGACGCGAAGTTGGGCGGCGTCATCACTACCGCCGACGGCGATACGAACGGCAAAGCGTGGGGCAAGGCGGCGCCGTGGGTCGATTACTCGGGACCGGTCAACAATAAGACGGCCGGCATCACGATTCACGATCATCCCAGCAGTTACGGTTATCCGTGCCGCTGGCACGTACGCACCTACGGCCTGTTCGCGGCCAACCCGTTCGGCGTTTCTCATTTCACCGGCGAAGAGAAAACCCGGGGCGTGGTGCTGCCGGCCGGGAAACACATGCGACTAAACTATCGCGTCATCCTGCACGACGGTGGACTGGACGAGGAAGTCGCCAAAGCGGACCAGGAAAAGTTTGCGAACGATCCGCGACCACCGATGCAGTAG
- a CDS encoding DUF1501 domain-containing protein translates to MARPDFSPADRRQFMQNIAKQTLGVSFAGTVLTPGLFGETSAHAAATPVGKAKHVIYMFMDGAMTHLDTFDPKVGVEEAGETKPIQTRVPGMMFGDRFPKLAYLAGAIAVVRSLSTETGAHDQGKYLMRTSYKQLNSIQHPAMGAWMVAEQGRLNKELPGNYVIGSGNRHPGAGFLEAAHSPVPIPNPAAGLQNTSLPNYLPAELFSRRLTLAGKFDEAFQSKRENTVVAAYNQLYSEARRLMGSEHLKVFDIKQEPEKVREAYGNNSLGQACLLARRLVQGGARFVEVNSGGWDMHTELYSSMDTKAEQLDTALGSLLRDLHQCGLLGETLIVLTTEFGRSPKMNVNGGRDHHPGAFCSLLAGAGINGGQVYGESDAKGFSVAKDQVSVSDFNRTIAAAAGLPLDEERFAPNGRPFKIGGDGDPIAALLA, encoded by the coding sequence ATGGCTCGACCAGATTTTTCGCCCGCCGATCGCCGGCAATTCATGCAAAATATCGCCAAGCAAACGCTGGGCGTTTCGTTCGCGGGTACCGTGCTGACACCGGGCCTATTCGGCGAAACGTCCGCCCACGCCGCCGCCACGCCGGTCGGCAAGGCCAAGCACGTCATCTACATGTTCATGGATGGTGCGATGACGCACCTGGACACGTTCGATCCGAAAGTCGGTGTCGAAGAAGCGGGCGAAACCAAACCGATCCAGACTCGGGTTCCCGGCATGATGTTCGGTGACCGGTTTCCCAAATTGGCGTACTTGGCCGGCGCGATTGCCGTTGTCCGTTCGCTCAGCACCGAAACGGGTGCACACGACCAGGGCAAGTACCTGATGCGAACCTCCTACAAACAACTCAACAGCATCCAGCATCCAGCGATGGGCGCATGGATGGTTGCCGAACAAGGTCGCCTTAACAAAGAATTGCCGGGCAACTATGTGATCGGATCGGGCAATCGCCACCCGGGGGCCGGTTTCTTGGAAGCCGCCCATTCGCCGGTACCGATTCCGAACCCGGCAGCCGGATTGCAGAACACGTCGCTTCCGAACTACTTACCGGCTGAATTGTTCAGCCGCCGTTTGACGCTGGCCGGAAAGTTCGACGAAGCGTTTCAATCGAAACGAGAAAACACAGTCGTTGCCGCTTACAACCAACTCTACAGCGAGGCCCGTCGTTTGATGGGCAGCGAACACTTGAAGGTGTTCGACATCAAGCAGGAACCCGAGAAGGTTCGTGAAGCCTACGGCAACAATTCGCTGGGCCAGGCATGTCTGTTGGCGCGTCGACTGGTGCAAGGCGGCGCTCGATTCGTCGAAGTGAATTCCGGCGGATGGGACATGCACACCGAACTGTATTCGTCGATGGACACGAAAGCCGAACAGTTGGACACGGCGCTGGGCAGTCTGCTGCGCGACCTTCACCAGTGTGGTCTGCTGGGCGAAACGTTGATTGTGTTGACCACCGAATTCGGTCGCTCGCCCAAGATGAACGTCAACGGCGGACGCGATCATCACCCCGGCGCCTTTTGCAGCCTGTTGGCGGGTGCGGGAATCAACGGTGGCCAAGTGTACGGCGAATCCGACGCGAAAGGATTTTCGGTCGCTAAAGACCAAGTCTCTGTATCCGATTTCAATCGAACGATTGCCGCCGCCGCCGGTTTGCCGCTCGACGAAGAACGGTTCGCCCCCAACGGTCGCCCTTTTAAAATCGGTGGCGACGGTGACCCGATTGCCGCTCTCTTGGCTTAA
- a CDS encoding M1 family metallopeptidase — protein sequence MPKFCLTILFVFAALQPAWAQPLDNRKHADSADRFYQIDQWLPTPNAFRTASGAPGPEYWQQRADYDIDVTLDDANQRILGTVRIHYHNLSPDPLNYVWVQLDQNRFRPDSDSNNASPSPSLSPKITFDAISGILASMTFDGGFDIESVTKWNPSSQPNPDPTTKRVSDDDVALRHTINKTMMRIDLNEPLAPGDSMGFAIKYQYNIVDAKVIRARGGSEYFDKDDNYIYEISQWYPRVAAYTDYAGWQHKQFLGRGEFTLELGDYDVRITAPAEMVVAATGELQNADDVLKDPWKQRLAEAANAKKPVFVITPDEAKENQSQRTDKTTTWQFHADNVRDFAFAASRKFIWDAMGVDVGDNKVMAMSYYPNEAEPLWSQYSTEAIAHTLEVYGRYSFEYPYPVAISVNGPVYGMEYPMICFNGPRPEEDGTYTRDTKYGLISVIIHEVGHNFYPMIVNSDERQWTWMDEGLNTFLQYLTEQEWETDYPSRRGAPEKIVPYMRGGNQRPIMSGSEEILQFGNNAYAKPATALNILRETILGRELFDFAFAEYARRWKFKRPTPSDFFRTMEDASGTDLDWFWRGWFYSTDHVDIAIENLKLFQIDSGDPDTGAERKRKERDDEEPTLSEERNKQLRKRIEWQAGLKDFYNSDDFDEHAVEESARKAFTKFVDGLTEKERAMLRRSTNFYIASFRNVGGLVMPIIVRIHYTDNTNELVTIPVDIWRANGNRVDKLFVTDKEISRLELDPRRELADTETSNNDWPPKIVPSRFKLYKDEKKPNPMQKLRDKKSGKDTDEDDVAEEEITEAE from the coding sequence ATGCCAAAATTCTGCCTGACGATTTTGTTTGTTTTTGCTGCCCTACAACCCGCCTGGGCTCAACCGCTGGACAATCGCAAGCACGCCGATTCGGCGGACCGCTTCTATCAGATCGACCAATGGTTGCCGACGCCCAACGCGTTCCGCACCGCGTCGGGTGCACCCGGTCCAGAATATTGGCAACAGCGTGCCGACTATGACATCGACGTCACGCTTGACGACGCGAACCAGCGAATCCTGGGCACCGTCCGAATCCACTACCACAACCTTTCGCCCGATCCGTTGAACTACGTTTGGGTGCAATTGGACCAGAACCGATTTCGACCCGACTCGGATTCCAACAACGCTTCGCCCTCACCATCGCTATCGCCAAAGATCACCTTCGACGCGATCAGCGGAATCTTGGCGTCGATGACATTCGACGGCGGCTTCGACATCGAATCGGTCACCAAGTGGAATCCTTCGTCGCAGCCGAATCCGGATCCGACGACAAAACGAGTATCCGACGACGACGTTGCCCTGCGTCACACGATCAACAAAACGATGATGCGGATCGACTTGAACGAACCGCTCGCCCCCGGCGATTCGATGGGCTTTGCGATCAAGTACCAATACAACATCGTCGACGCAAAAGTCATCCGCGCCCGCGGCGGCAGCGAGTACTTCGACAAGGACGACAACTACATCTACGAAATCTCTCAGTGGTATCCGCGCGTCGCCGCCTACACCGACTATGCCGGATGGCAGCACAAACAGTTTCTCGGTCGCGGCGAGTTCACGTTGGAACTGGGCGACTATGACGTTCGCATCACTGCGCCGGCCGAAATGGTTGTCGCGGCGACCGGAGAACTTCAAAATGCCGACGATGTGTTGAAGGACCCGTGGAAGCAACGCTTGGCAGAAGCCGCGAATGCCAAGAAGCCCGTTTTTGTGATCACGCCCGACGAGGCAAAAGAGAACCAGTCGCAACGGACGGACAAGACCACGACGTGGCAGTTCCATGCCGACAACGTTCGCGACTTTGCCTTTGCCGCCAGCCGAAAGTTCATCTGGGACGCGATGGGTGTCGACGTCGGTGACAACAAAGTCATGGCGATGTCGTATTACCCCAACGAAGCCGAACCGCTGTGGAGCCAATATTCGACCGAAGCGATCGCCCACACGTTGGAAGTCTACGGCCGTTATTCGTTCGAATACCCCTATCCGGTCGCGATCAGCGTCAACGGACCGGTGTACGGGATGGAGTACCCGATGATTTGTTTCAACGGACCGCGCCCCGAAGAAGACGGGACCTACACGCGCGACACCAAGTACGGATTGATCTCGGTCATCATCCACGAAGTCGGGCACAATTTTTATCCGATGATCGTCAACAGCGACGAGCGTCAATGGACGTGGATGGACGAGGGACTCAATACGTTTCTGCAATACTTGACTGAACAAGAATGGGAAACCGATTACCCGTCGCGGCGCGGCGCCCCCGAGAAAATCGTTCCCTACATGCGAGGCGGAAACCAACGACCGATCATGTCGGGCAGCGAAGAAATCCTGCAATTCGGTAACAACGCCTACGCGAAACCCGCCACGGCGCTGAACATCTTGCGAGAAACGATCCTGGGCCGCGAACTGTTTGATTTTGCGTTCGCCGAGTACGCCCGGCGATGGAAATTCAAACGACCAACGCCAAGCGATTTCTTCCGCACCATGGAAGACGCATCGGGCACCGATTTGGATTGGTTCTGGCGAGGCTGGTTTTACAGCACCGATCACGTCGATATCGCGATCGAAAACCTGAAACTGTTCCAGATCGACAGCGGCGATCCTGACACCGGCGCCGAACGGAAACGCAAAGAACGTGACGACGAAGAACCGACGTTAAGTGAGGAACGAAACAAACAACTGCGGAAACGGATCGAGTGGCAGGCGGGCTTAAAGGACTTCTACAACAGCGACGACTTTGACGAACACGCCGTCGAAGAATCGGCGCGCAAGGCATTCACCAAGTTTGTCGATGGGCTGACCGAAAAAGAGCGAGCGATGTTGCGCCGCTCGACCAATTTCTATATCGCTTCCTTCCGCAACGTCGGCGGGTTGGTGATGCCGATCATCGTTCGGATCCACTACACCGACAACACGAACGAATTGGTAACGATTCCAGTCGACATTTGGCGAGCCAACGGTAACCGGGTCGACAAGCTGTTCGTGACCGACAAAGAAATTTCGCGTCTCGAATTGGACCCGCGCCGCGAACTCGCCGACACCGAAACGTCGAACAACGATTGGCCACCCAAGATCGTCCCCAGCCGTTTCAAGCTTTACAAGGACGAAAAGAAGCCCAACCCGATGCAGAAGCTAAGGGATAAAAAATCCGGCAAGGACACCGATGAAGATGACGTTGCCGAGGAAGAAATCACGGAAGCAGAGTGA
- a CDS encoding formylglycine-generating enzyme family protein, translating into MTLKQLVLSLTIAGVSSSSVVAEKPTTMQPYSDRLEHTDLAIEMVPIPGGSFKMGSPESEADRKDDEGPQAEVTVSPFWIGKFEITWDQYDTWGEQTDQLRRKMMSVDPSERDILVDGISKPTEPYTDMSFGMGKGDFPAICMTQHAARTFCEWLSAKTGHYYRLPTEAEWEYAARAGTTTAYSFGDDPADLDDHAWYFDNSDDTYHEVGEKEPNPWGLYDMHGNVAEWVLDQYDPSAYQSVAGAVDPLSVPKTLYPRIVRGGGWDDDPDMLRSAAREGSSDAWKEQDPQLPKSIWYHTDALGVGFRVVRPFIEPTADERALKWDKCEPKQVDSD; encoded by the coding sequence TTGACGCTCAAACAACTCGTGCTGTCTTTGACCATCGCCGGCGTGTCGTCCAGTTCGGTTGTCGCCGAGAAACCGACTACGATGCAGCCGTATTCCGATCGACTGGAACACACCGACTTGGCGATCGAGATGGTGCCGATCCCCGGCGGCAGTTTCAAAATGGGCTCGCCCGAATCGGAAGCCGATCGGAAAGACGATGAGGGCCCGCAAGCGGAAGTCACCGTGTCGCCGTTTTGGATAGGCAAGTTCGAAATCACGTGGGATCAATACGATACCTGGGGTGAACAAACGGACCAACTGCGTCGCAAGATGATGTCCGTTGACCCGAGCGAGCGTGACATCCTGGTCGACGGAATCTCGAAGCCGACTGAACCGTATACCGACATGAGTTTCGGAATGGGCAAGGGTGACTTCCCAGCGATCTGCATGACCCAGCATGCCGCGCGAACGTTCTGTGAATGGTTGTCGGCCAAAACGGGACACTACTATCGATTGCCCACCGAAGCCGAATGGGAATACGCCGCTCGCGCGGGCACCACGACGGCATACTCGTTCGGCGATGACCCAGCCGATCTGGACGATCACGCGTGGTACTTCGACAACAGCGACGATACCTATCACGAAGTCGGCGAAAAAGAACCGAACCCGTGGGGGCTATATGACATGCACGGCAACGTCGCCGAGTGGGTGCTCGATCAATACGATCCGTCAGCGTACCAATCGGTCGCCGGCGCGGTGGACCCGCTGAGCGTCCCCAAGACTTTGTATCCTCGCATCGTTCGCGGTGGCGGTTGGGACGATGACCCGGACATGCTGCGCAGTGCCGCCCGCGAAGGTTCCAGCGACGCCTGGAAAGAACAAGATCCACAGTTACCGAAGAGCATTTGGTATCACACCGATGCGCTGGGCGTCGGTTTTCGTGTCGTTCGACCGTTTATCGAACCCACGGCCGACGAACGAGCCCTAAAGTGGGACAAGTGCGAACCGAAACAAGTGGATTCCGATTGA
- a CDS encoding DUF1549 and DUF1553 domain-containing protein, with translation MRFLRRTAVANLLIIAASIFVSMPTAAIAQNRNAKSNRPAAKPPKINLPASVTSKPTLKMDVAAVNANSRSSVASAADRLDSLVEDKLREKNVAPNPIASDEVFLRRVYLDVAGRIPTLGEANAFLESSDSEKREQLIDDLLGSPDYVSNFYNFWADVLRLVERPTVNNVADPYLGYVKDSIRTNKKYNAWVYEMLTADGKVWENPATGFQLRDDGMPLPYIDNTVRVFLGTQIGCAQCHDHPFDQWSQYQFYQLAAFTAGTRTRLRKGDPGFEKTNPAATLIKEARGKFENGRVPGPFQRLAQANMYVVSEVPAKLRLPHDYAYEDAKPKDIVTPEVLWGEIPTSASKSSPREQFAAWLTSADNPQFTRTIANRLWKRFLGVGLVEPIDDFRDENACVNEPLLDYLAEEVARSDFDIKEFMRMILYSKTYQHVSTDYELTSGEEYYFPGPVVRRMSAEQVWDSILTLAVNNPWPFERPTAKDLAPVMDVDFKKTNYEAFKKQSERYGETYFDNTYKRSLNKHAYQGNVLARASELPSPVSADHFLRQFGQGDRETINGSQTDPTVPQILAMFNGPITHVMLEAGSAIVDDVLAIDSTRDRIDAIFLSVLARNPDASDRKVAAMELGRVRQDGVGYGNIIWALLNTREFLFVQ, from the coding sequence ATGCGTTTCCTTCGTCGAACTGCTGTTGCGAATCTATTGATCATCGCTGCGAGCATTTTTGTCAGCATGCCGACGGCCGCGATCGCCCAGAATCGCAATGCGAAATCCAACCGTCCCGCCGCCAAGCCGCCCAAGATCAACTTACCGGCCAGCGTCACCAGCAAGCCGACGTTGAAAATGGACGTCGCCGCAGTGAACGCGAACTCACGCTCATCCGTCGCGTCCGCCGCCGATCGTTTGGACTCTTTGGTCGAAGACAAGTTGCGAGAAAAAAACGTCGCACCCAATCCGATCGCAAGTGACGAAGTCTTTTTGCGAAGGGTCTACTTGGACGTTGCCGGTCGCATTCCCACGCTCGGTGAAGCAAACGCGTTCTTGGAATCGTCGGATTCCGAAAAACGCGAACAATTGATCGATGACCTGTTAGGCAGCCCCGACTACGTCAGCAACTTTTACAACTTTTGGGCCGACGTGCTTCGCTTGGTCGAGCGCCCCACAGTCAATAATGTCGCCGACCCCTATTTGGGTTACGTGAAGGATTCGATCCGTACTAACAAGAAGTACAACGCCTGGGTGTACGAAATGTTGACGGCCGACGGAAAGGTTTGGGAAAACCCGGCGACCGGATTTCAACTGCGCGATGATGGGATGCCGCTGCCGTACATCGACAATACGGTTCGCGTTTTCCTGGGAACGCAAATCGGATGCGCCCAATGTCACGACCATCCGTTCGATCAATGGTCGCAGTACCAGTTCTATCAATTGGCGGCGTTCACAGCCGGCACACGCACGCGACTTCGTAAGGGCGACCCTGGATTCGAGAAGACGAATCCGGCAGCCACGCTGATCAAAGAGGCTCGCGGAAAATTCGAAAACGGTCGCGTTCCCGGTCCCTTCCAACGTCTCGCCCAAGCCAACATGTACGTGGTATCGGAAGTCCCGGCCAAGCTGCGATTGCCGCACGATTACGCCTACGAAGATGCAAAGCCGAAAGACATCGTCACGCCCGAGGTGTTGTGGGGCGAGATCCCGACGTCCGCGTCGAAATCCAGTCCACGGGAACAGTTTGCGGCATGGTTGACCAGTGCCGACAACCCGCAATTCACGCGAACGATTGCGAACCGACTTTGGAAGCGATTCTTGGGAGTTGGTTTGGTCGAACCGATCGACGACTTCCGCGACGAGAACGCTTGTGTCAACGAACCGCTGCTGGATTACCTGGCCGAAGAAGTCGCGCGCAGCGATTTCGACATCAAGGAATTCATGCGGATGATTCTTTACAGCAAGACCTATCAACACGTGTCGACGGACTACGAATTGACCAGTGGCGAGGAATACTATTTTCCAGGACCGGTGGTTCGGCGGATGTCGGCGGAACAGGTTTGGGATTCGATTCTGACGTTGGCCGTCAACAATCCGTGGCCGTTCGAGCGACCAACCGCCAAGGATTTGGCACCGGTGATGGACGTCGACTTCAAGAAAACGAATTACGAAGCATTCAAGAAACAAAGCGAACGCTACGGCGAAACTTACTTTGACAACACGTACAAGCGGTCGCTGAACAAGCATGCGTATCAGGGCAATGTCCTAGCGCGGGCCAGCGAGTTGCCATCGCCGGTTAGCGCCGATCACTTCTTGCGGCAATTCGGCCAAGGGGATCGCGAAACCATCAATGGCTCGCAAACCGATCCGACCGTGCCTCAGATTTTGGCGATGTTCAACGGCCCGATCACGCACGTCATGCTGGAAGCTGGTTCCGCAATCGTCGACGACGTTTTGGCGATCGATTCGACACGTGACCGCATTGACGCAATCTTCTTGAGCGTGCTGGCACGGAATCCGGATGCGTCGGACCGCAAGGTCGCTGCGATGGAACTTGGCCGAGTCCGACAAGACGGTGTTGGATACGGCAATATCATTTGGGCACTCCTGAACACACGCGAATTTCTGTTCGTTCAATAA
- the eboE gene encoding metabolite traffic protein EboE has protein sequence MNDLFRIILSQQRRIVTNIDPTKWTIGYCTNVHAGTDMKSIQQNLERFAVPARIEAGMDEIGVGLWLPATAAAQLAGQASDFAAFLGKLNLRPYTINGFPYDNFHQNVVKHAVYEPTWEDVSRLEYTQQLAEILAAILPPSDGGDGDAEAIGSISTLPIGWPTTGADGIAADPAHRWAAAGKQFRQLANYLKDLESRTGRRIVVAIEPEPGCLLDTATDIVAFFAKELPEADHRRYLTVCHDVCHSAVMMEGQADVIAQYADAGIMVGKVQVSSAVVADWQSMAIGRRREAIEQLKHFAEDRYLHQTMRLSATGQTTLTEDLPELIAKIAKDGDPVWGDDRWVVHFHVPIFLERFGHLTTTHADVLDCLRALVSNDQVQFSGHLEIETYAWSVLPEPMRKRGLAEDIASELLWLRRSIVESM, from the coding sequence ATGAACGACTTGTTTCGCATCATCCTCAGTCAGCAACGACGTATTGTGACGAATATAGACCCAACGAAGTGGACCATCGGCTATTGCACCAATGTGCATGCGGGGACCGACATGAAGTCGATCCAGCAGAACCTTGAACGATTCGCCGTGCCGGCTCGGATCGAAGCGGGGATGGACGAAATCGGGGTCGGTCTGTGGTTGCCCGCGACGGCGGCGGCCCAGTTGGCCGGTCAAGCGAGTGACTTCGCCGCATTCTTGGGGAAATTGAATCTGCGTCCGTACACGATCAACGGTTTTCCGTACGACAATTTCCACCAAAATGTCGTCAAACACGCTGTTTACGAACCGACGTGGGAAGACGTGTCTCGGCTGGAATACACCCAACAATTGGCAGAGATCCTGGCGGCCATTTTGCCGCCCAGTGATGGTGGGGACGGCGATGCGGAAGCGATCGGATCGATCAGCACGTTGCCGATCGGTTGGCCGACGACCGGTGCGGATGGGATAGCCGCCGATCCGGCACATCGTTGGGCCGCAGCCGGAAAACAGTTTCGCCAATTGGCGAACTACTTGAAGGACTTGGAATCGCGAACCGGTCGGCGAATCGTCGTCGCCATCGAGCCGGAGCCGGGTTGTTTGCTGGACACGGCAACGGACATCGTAGCGTTCTTTGCCAAGGAACTGCCCGAAGCCGACCACCGCCGGTATCTGACCGTGTGCCATGACGTGTGCCACTCGGCTGTGATGATGGAAGGTCAAGCCGACGTGATCGCTCAATATGCCGACGCGGGCATCATGGTGGGGAAGGTCCAGGTCAGCAGCGCCGTCGTCGCGGATTGGCAATCGATGGCCATTGGTCGACGTCGCGAGGCGATTGAGCAACTGAAGCACTTTGCCGAGGATCGCTATCTGCATCAAACGATGCGGCTGAGTGCGACGGGGCAAACGACGTTGACCGAAGACTTGCCGGAGCTGATCGCCAAGATCGCTAAAGACGGTGATCCGGTATGGGGCGACGATCGCTGGGTCGTTCACTTCCATGTGCCGATTTTCTTGGAACGATTCGGGCACCTGACGACGACGCATGCGGATGTGCTGGACTGCCTGAGGGCGTTGGTGTCGAACGACCAGGTTCAGTTTTCTGGTCACCTGGAAATCGAAACGTACGCGTGGTCGGTCTTACCCGAGCCGATGCGAAAACGAGGATTGGCCGAAGACATCGCCAGCGAATTGTTGTGGCTGCGCCGCTCGATCGTTGAATCGATGTAG
- a CDS encoding Gfo/Idh/MocA family protein produces the protein MTQTPSRRQFLQTTGRVAAATTLVSAATSNVHAAQDSTIRIALVGCGGRGTGAALNALSVDNGPIELVALADVFENNIKSTHAALSGHAKVGSKVDVPDERRFLGFDAYRQAMDALRPGDVVILATPPGFRWVHYTYAIEKGLNVFMEKPVTIDAPTSVRMLELNNRAIEKNLKVAVGLMCRHCRGRMELFDRIQSGEIGEVNMLRAYRMAGRTASAAVPPNDGSMSDLDHQIKNFHGFLWLSGGAVSDFLIHNIDESCWMKNAWPEKAIAVGGRHYRDGCVDQNFDNYAIEYTFADGAKLFVDGRTVPGCKQEFASYAHGSKGTAIISTASHTPAKSRLFTDQSMSKDKMTWAFPQPEPNPYDLEWADLIDAIREDRPYNEVERGVMASAVTSMGRMAAHTGQEITLTKFMKHDHEFAPGIDQLTMGGDSPLMPDDQGRYPVPMPGLVKKREYMDAS, from the coding sequence ATGACCCAAACTCCATCACGTCGTCAATTCTTACAAACCACCGGACGCGTCGCCGCGGCAACGACGCTGGTTTCCGCCGCGACATCCAACGTTCACGCGGCGCAAGATTCGACCATCCGCATCGCGCTAGTGGGCTGCGGCGGACGCGGAACGGGCGCGGCCTTGAATGCGCTTTCCGTCGATAACGGGCCGATTGAGTTGGTGGCACTTGCGGACGTCTTTGAAAACAACATCAAGAGCACCCATGCCGCATTGTCAGGTCACGCGAAAGTTGGATCCAAAGTCGACGTTCCCGACGAGCGACGCTTCCTCGGATTCGATGCCTACCGCCAAGCGATGGACGCGTTACGACCGGGCGACGTTGTGATCTTGGCCACTCCACCCGGATTCCGCTGGGTGCACTACACCTATGCGATTGAAAAGGGTTTGAATGTCTTCATGGAAAAACCTGTCACGATCGACGCGCCCACGTCGGTTCGCATGCTGGAATTGAACAACCGCGCGATCGAAAAGAACTTGAAGGTCGCCGTCGGCTTGATGTGTCGCCATTGCCGCGGACGGATGGAGTTGTTTGATCGAATCCAAAGCGGCGAAATCGGTGAAGTCAACATGCTGCGTGCCTACCGCATGGCCGGACGTACCGCGTCGGCGGCAGTACCGCCCAACGACGGTTCGATGAGCGACTTGGATCACCAGATCAAAAACTTCCACGGCTTCCTATGGCTCAGCGGCGGCGCCGTCAGTGACTTCCTGATCCACAACATCGACGAATCGTGCTGGATGAAAAATGCTTGGCCCGAAAAGGCGATCGCGGTCGGCGGCCGTCACTACCGCGACGGTTGCGTGGACCAGAACTTCGACAACTACGCGATCGAATATACGTTTGCCGATGGTGCCAAGTTGTTTGTCGATGGCCGAACCGTGCCAGGATGCAAACAAGAGTTCGCAAGCTACGCGCACGGTTCCAAAGGAACGGCGATCATCTCGACCGCTTCCCACACGCCGGCAAAGAGTCGATTGTTCACTGACCAATCGATGAGCAAAGACAAGATGACGTGGGCGTTCCCGCAACCGGAACCCAATCCGTATGACTTGGAATGGGCGGACCTGATCGACGCGATCCGCGAAGATCGCCCCTACAACGAAGTCGAACGTGGTGTGATGGCAAGCGCGGTCACGTCGATGGGTCGCATGGCGGCCCACACCGGCCAAGAAATCACGCTGACCAAATTCATGAAGCATGACCACGAATTCGCGCCGGGCATCGACCAGTTGACGATGGGCGGCGATTCACCGCTGATGCCCGACGACCAGGGCCGGTACCCCGTACCCATGCCGGGCTTGGTGAAGAAACGCGAGTACATGGACGCAAGCTAA